The Glycine soja cultivar W05 chromosome 3, ASM419377v2, whole genome shotgun sequence genome window below encodes:
- the LOC114405948 gene encoding putative disease resistance protein At3g14460 isoform X2 produces MAAALVGGAFLSAFLDVVFDRLASPEFVDLIRGKKLSKKLLQKLETTLRVVGAVLDDAEKKQITDTNVKHWLNALKDAVYEADDLLDHVFTKAATQNKVRDLFSRFSDSKIVSKLEDIVVTLESHLKLKESLDLKESAVENLSWKAPSTSLEDGSHIYGREKDKEAIIKLLSEDNSDGREVSVVPIVGMGGVGKTTLAQLVYNDENLKQIFDFDFKAWVCVSQEFDVLKVTKTIIEAVTGKACKLNDLNLLHLELMDKLKDKKFLIVLDDVWTEDYVDWRLLKKPFNRGIRRSKILLTTRSEKTASIVQTVHTYHLNQLSNEDCWSVFANHACLYSESNGNTTTLEKIGKEIVKKCNGLPLAAESLGGMLRRKHDIGDWNNILNSDIWELSESECKVIPALRLSYHYLPPHLKRCFVYCSLYPQDYEFEKNELILLWMAEDLLKKPRKGRTLEEVGHEYFDDLVSRSFFQRSNTSRSSWPYGKCFVMHDLMHDLATSLGGDFYFRSEELGKETKINTKTRHLSFAKFNSSVLDNFDVVGRAKFLRTFLSIINFEAAPFNNEEAQCIIMSKLMYLRVLSFCDFQSLDSLPDSIGKLIHLRYLDLSFSSVETLPKSLCNLYNLQTLKLCSCRKLTKLPSDMCNLVNLRHLEILGTPIKEMPRGMSKLNHLQHLDFFAVDKHEENGIKELGALSNLRGQLEIRNLENVSQSDEALEARMMDKKHINSLQLEWSGCNNNSTNFQLEIDVLCKLQPHFNIESLYIKGYKGTRFPDWMGNSSYCNMMSLKLRDCDNCSMLPSLGQLPSLKVLKIARLNRLKTIDAGFYKNEDCRSGTPFPSLESLFIYEMPCWEVWSSFDSEAFPVLEILEIRDCPKLEGSLPNHLPALKTLTIRNCELLGSSLPTAPAIQSLEICKSNKVALHALPLLVETIEVEGSPMVESMIEAITNIQPTCLRSLTLRDCSSAVSFPGGRLPESLKTLYISDLKKLEFPTQHKHELLETLSIESSCDSLTSLPLVTFPNLRDVTIGKCENMEYLLVSGAESFKSLCSLSIYQCPNFVSFGREGLPEEMSTLLPKLEYLDISNCPEIESFPEGGMPPNLRTVWIVNCEKLLSGLAWPSMGMLTHLNVGGPCDGIKSFPKEGLLPPSLTSLYLFKFSNLEMLDCTGLLHLTSLQQLTMRGCPLLENMAGERLPDSLIKLTIWECPLLEKRCRKKHPQIWPKISHIPGIQVDDRWI; encoded by the coding sequence ATGGCAGCAGCACTGGTCGGTGGTGCCTTTCTCTCTGCTTTTCTTGATGTGGTTTTCGACAGGCTGGCTTCACCTGAGTTTGTTGACTTGATCCGTGGAAAGAAGCTTAGCAAGAAGTTGCTTCAAAAGTTGGAGACCACTCTCAGAGTGGTTGGAGCTGTGCTTGATGATGCCGAGAAGAAACAGATCACAGACACCAATGTCAAACACTGGCTCAATGCTCTCAAAGATGCTGTCTATGAAGCCGATGACTTACTCGACCATGTTTTCACCAAAGCTGCCACCCAAAACAAGGTAAGAGACTTGTTTTCTCGCTTTTCCGATAGCAAGATCGTTAGTAAGTTGGAAGACATAGTTGTCACACTTGAGTCTCATTTAAAACTCAAGGAGAGTCTTGATTTGAAAGAGAGTGCAGTGGAGAACTTGTCATGGAAAGCTCCATCAACATCTCTGGAAGATGGATCTCATATATATGGTAGGGAGAAAGATAAGGAGGCCATAATCAAGTTGTTGTCGGAGGATAACAGTGACGGTAGAGAAGTGTCTGTGGTTCCTATTGTGGGCATGGGTGGGGTTGGAAAAACTACTTTGGCCCAATTGGTGTACAATGATGAGAATTTGAAACagatatttgattttgattttaaggCATGGGTTTGTGTTTCTCAAGAATTTGATGTTCTCAAGGTCACAAAAACTATAATAGAGGCGGTGACTGGAAAGGCTTGTAAATTGAATGATCTGAATCTACTTCATCTTGAATTGATGGACAagctgaaagataaaaaattcttaattgttTTGGATGATGTTTGGACAGAGGATTATGTTGATTGGCGTCTTCTTAAGAAACCATTTAACCGTGGGATTAGGAGAAGTAAGATTCTTCTAACAACCCGCAGTGAAAAAACAGCATCTATAGTCCAAACTGTTCACACCTATCATCTAAACCAATTGTCGAATGAAGATTGTTGGTCAGTGTTTGCGAACCATGCGTGTCTTTACTCCGAATCGAACGGGAACACAACAACACTAGAAAAAATTGGAAAGGAGATTGTTAAAAAGTGCAACGGACTGCCTTTAGCAGCAGAGTCGCTTGGAGGCATGTTGAGAAGAAAGCATGACATTGGTGATTGGAATAATATTCTCAATAGTGACATTTGGGAACTTTCTGAAAGTGAGTGTAAAGTTATTCCAGCACTGAGACTTAGTTATCATTATCTCCCTCCACATTTAAAACGATGCTTTGTTTATTGTTCGTTGTATCCACAAGATTacgaatttgaaaaaaatgaattaatcttGTTGTGGATGGCTGAAGATCTTTTGAAGAAACCAAGGAAAGGTAGGACTTTAGAAGAGGTTGGTCATGAGTATTTTGATGATTTGGTTTCGAGATCATTTttccaacgttcaaacacaaGTAGAAGTAGTTGGCCTTATGGCAAATGTTTTGTGATGCATGACCTCATGCATGATCTAGCCACATCACTCGGTGGAGATTTTTACTTTAGATCAGAAGAACTTGGGAAAGAAACAAAGATCAACACCAAGACTCGTCATTTGTCATTTGCCAAATTCAATTCTTCAGTCTTGGACAACTTTGATGTTGTTGGTAGAGCAAAATTTCTGAGAACTTTCTTgtccattataaattttgaagctGCTCCATTCAACAATGAGGAGGCACAATGTATCATAATGTCGAAGCTTATGTACTTGAGAGTTTTATCATTTTGTGACTTCCAAAGTCTGGATTCTTTGCCTGACTCAATAGGTAAATTGATCCATCTGCGCTATTTAGATCTCTCTTTTTCAAGTGTAGAAACACTGCCAAAGTCATTATGTAATTTATACAATCTGCAAACTTTGAAGTTGTGTAGTTGCAGAAAGCTGACTAAGTTGCCTAGTGACATGTGCAATCTTGTTAACTTGCGTCATCTTGAGATACTTGGAACTCCTATAAAAGAGATGCCGAGAGGAATGagtaaattaaatcatttacaACATCTGGATTTCTTTGCTGTGGACAAGCACGAAGAGAATGGAATCAAAGAATTGGGAGCACTTTCAAATCTTCGTGGTCAACTTGAAATTAGGAACTTGGAGAATGTTTCCCAAAGTGATGAAGCGTTGGAGGCAAGGATGATGGATAAAAAACACATTAATAGTTTACAGTTGGAATGGTCTGGATGTAACAACAACAGTACCAACTTCCAACTTGAAATAGATGTGCTTTGCAAGTTACAGCCTCACTTTAACATTGAATCGTTGTATATAAAAGGCTATAAAGGAACCAGATTTCCAGATTGGATGGGAAATTCTTCCTACTGCAATATGATGAGTCTAAAATTGCGTGATTGTGACAACTGTAGTATGCTTCCTTCACTTGGACAACTACCTTCTCTCAAGGTCCTTAAGATTGCACGATTGAATAGGCTGAAGACTATTGATGCAGGTTTTTACAAGAACGAAGATTGTCGTTCTGGGACGCCCTTTCCCTCCCTTGAATCTCTGTTCATTTATGAAATGCCTTGTTGGGAGGTGTGGAGTTCCTTCGATTCAGAAGCTTTTCCTGTGCTTGAAATTCTTGAAATACGTGACTGCCCCAAACTAGAGGGAAGTTTGCCGAATCACCTTCCTGCTCTGAAAACACTTACAATTAGAAATTGTGAGCTGCTTGGCTCTTCTCTCCCAACGGCTCCCGCCATTCAAAGTTTGGAGATATGTAAAAGCAATAAAGTAGCACTGCATGCGTTACCTCTCTTAGTAGAGACTATAGAAGTAGAAGGAAGCCCAATGGTGGAGTCTATGATAGAGGCCATCACAAACATCCAACCAACTTGTCTCCGGTCTTTAACATTAAGGGATTGCTCGTCAGCCGTGTCATTTCCGGGTGGTCGTTTACCTGAATCACTGAAGACTCTGTATATCTCGGATCTTAAAAAACTGGAATTCCCGACGCAACACAAACATGAGTTACTGGAAACACTGTCAATAGAAAGCAGTTGTGATTCACTCACATCTCTTCCATTGGTTACCTTTCCAAATCTCAGAGATGTCACAATCGGAAAGTGTGAAAATATGGAATATCTTTTGGTTTCAGGGGCAGAGTCATTTAAGAGTCTGTGTTCTTTGAGTATTTACCAATGCCCCAACTTTGTATCATTCGGGAGAGAAGGATTGCCTGAAGAGATGAGTACTCTTCTCCCAAAGTTAGAATATCTCGACATATCCAACTGCCCAGAAATTGAGTCCTTTCCAGAAGGGGGTATGCCACCTAACCTGAGAACAGTTTGGATTGTGAATTGTGAGAAACTACTGAGCGGCCTAGCATGGCCATCCATGGGCATGCTTACTCATCTCAATGTTGGGGGTCCATGTGATGGCATCAAGTCCTTCCCTAAAGAGGGTTTGCTGCCTCCCTCCCTTACGTCTCTGTATCTATTTAAGTTTTCAAATCTGGAGATGTTAGACTGCACGGGGCTTCTCCATCTCACATCCCTGCAACAATTAACCATGAGGGGATGTCCTTTGCTGGAGAATATGGCTGGAGAAAGGCTTCCTGACTCTCTAATAAAATTAACCATATGGGAATGTCCTTTGCTGGAAAAACGATGCCGGAAGAAGCACCCTCAAATTTGGCCTAAAATTTCCCACATCCCTGGCATTCAGGTTGATGATAGATGGATTTAG